One genomic segment of Nonomuraea coxensis DSM 45129 includes these proteins:
- a CDS encoding ABC transporter permease, whose translation MRPADVVRVGAVGLRTRPLRAFLSALGIAIGIAAMVSVVGLSSSSGAELDRTLSALGTNLLTVSSGSTLMGEAARMPVESEAMIERVGPVEAVSAVGKIPEAKVYRTERIPEAQTGGLSAYAARLDLPATLGATLRDGVWLNAATERHPAAVLGAAAARRLGVGAAGPDTQVVVGGVRFTVVGVLNPVALAPDLDNGVLVGWPAAEERLGFDGHPTTLYTRAEEAALEAVRDVLAGTANPEAPNEVDISRPSDALAAKQATGQAFAGLLLGVGAVALLVGGVGVANTMVISVLERRAEIGLRRSLGATRGQIRTQFLAESLLLSLLGGAGGVLLGTAVTVGYARYSGWPPVVPAWATAGGLAATLAIGAVAGLYPAVRAARLSPTEALSTP comes from the coding sequence ATGCGGCCGGCGGACGTCGTGCGCGTGGGCGCGGTGGGCCTGCGCACGCGCCCGCTGCGGGCGTTCCTGTCCGCGCTGGGCATCGCCATCGGGATCGCGGCCATGGTGAGCGTGGTCGGGCTCTCGTCCTCCTCGGGCGCCGAGCTCGACCGGACGCTCTCCGCCCTCGGCACCAACCTGCTCACCGTCTCCTCCGGATCCACGCTGATGGGGGAGGCGGCGCGGATGCCGGTGGAGTCCGAGGCCATGATCGAACGGGTCGGCCCGGTGGAGGCGGTCTCGGCCGTCGGCAAGATCCCCGAGGCGAAGGTCTACCGTACGGAACGCATCCCGGAGGCCCAGACCGGCGGGCTCAGCGCGTACGCCGCCCGCCTCGACCTCCCCGCCACCCTCGGCGCGACCCTGCGCGACGGCGTCTGGCTCAACGCGGCCACCGAACGCCATCCGGCCGCCGTGCTCGGCGCGGCGGCGGCGCGGCGGCTCGGCGTCGGCGCGGCCGGCCCGGACACGCAGGTCGTCGTCGGCGGCGTGCGTTTCACCGTGGTCGGTGTGCTGAACCCGGTCGCCCTCGCGCCCGACCTCGACAACGGCGTGCTGGTCGGCTGGCCGGCCGCCGAGGAGCGGCTGGGCTTCGACGGGCATCCGACGACCCTCTACACCCGCGCCGAGGAGGCCGCTCTGGAGGCGGTCCGCGACGTCCTGGCCGGCACCGCCAACCCGGAGGCGCCGAACGAGGTGGACATCTCCCGCCCGTCCGACGCGCTGGCCGCCAAGCAGGCCACCGGTCAGGCCTTCGCCGGCCTCCTGCTGGGCGTGGGCGCGGTGGCGCTGCTGGTGGGCGGGGTCGGCGTGGCCAACACGATGGTCATCTCGGTGCTTGAGCGCCGGGCCGAGATCGGCCTGCGCCGCTCGCTGGGGGCGACCAGGGGGCAGATCCGCACGCAGTTCCTGGCGGAGTCGCTGCTCCTGTCGCTGCTCGGCGGGGCCGGCGGCGTCCTGCTGGGCACGGCGGTGACCGTGGGGTACGCGCGCTACAGCGGCTGGCCCCCGGTGGTGCCCGCGTGGGCGACGGCGGGCGGCCTCGCCGCGACGCTGGCGATCGGCGCGGTGGCGGGCCTCTACCCGGCCGTACGGGCCGCGCGCCTCTCGCCGACCGAGGCTCTCTCCACCCCGTGA
- a CDS encoding ABC transporter ATP-binding protein yields MTYPMIALTEVSRAYPGGVTALRSVSLRVEHGELVAVVGPSGSGKSTLLNVVGTLDRPTSGAVHLDGHDVAELSDGRLSALRATTIGFVFQHFHLAARVPALDNVADGLVYTGLRRSERRRRAAEALERVGLGHRMDHEPHELSGGERQRVAIARAVAGEPPLLLADEPTGALDSVSGAGVMDLLHELNAAGTTIVIITHDREVAGGLPRQVSMRDGRIVADSTAAALTAALRAEGRVPR; encoded by the coding sequence ATGACGTACCCGATGATCGCCCTGACGGAGGTGTCCCGCGCCTACCCCGGCGGGGTGACGGCGCTGCGCTCGGTGTCGCTGCGCGTCGAGCACGGCGAGCTGGTCGCGGTCGTCGGCCCGTCCGGGTCGGGCAAGTCGACGCTGCTCAACGTCGTCGGCACGCTCGACCGGCCGACCTCCGGCGCCGTCCACCTCGACGGCCACGACGTGGCGGAGCTCTCCGACGGCCGGCTCTCGGCGCTGCGCGCGACCACGATCGGCTTCGTCTTCCAGCACTTCCACCTGGCCGCGCGGGTCCCGGCGCTGGACAACGTGGCCGACGGGCTCGTCTACACGGGCCTGCGCCGCTCGGAACGCCGCCGCAGGGCCGCCGAGGCGCTGGAGCGCGTAGGGCTGGGGCACCGCATGGACCACGAGCCGCACGAGTTGTCCGGCGGGGAGCGCCAGCGGGTCGCCATCGCCCGCGCGGTGGCCGGCGAGCCGCCGCTGCTGCTGGCCGACGAGCCGACCGGCGCGCTGGACTCGGTGTCGGGCGCGGGCGTGATGGACCTGCTGCACGAGCTGAACGCGGCCGGCACGACCATCGTGATCATCACGCACGACCGCGAGGTGGCGGGCGGCCTGCCCCGGCAGGTGAGCATGCGCGACGGCCGGATCGTCGCCGACTCCACGGCGGCGGCCCTGACGGCGGCCCTGAGGGCGGAGGGGCGGGTGCCGCGATGA
- a CDS encoding peptidoglycan-binding protein, with protein sequence MSMIALDGKDGRRSGPGDGPPRRARRRGRVAAGLLVVLAATGGAFVAVNGAGLLADGAGPARTAAILPPATTTVARQTLDDTMDADGELGYGPVTGALARRPGTITWLPASGRQITRGRSLYRVDDEPVTLMYGDTPAYRDLRIGTEGGDVRDLERNLRALGYDGFTVDDEYTYGTAAAVREWQADRGLEETGVVELGRVVFAPGKVRVESLESEEGEPARPGQRVLTYTGTSKVVTAELDAEDQRIARKGAKVQVTLPDGTTVPGRVTEVATVIEPGDGQGADPGTRVEALVSLGSAKAAKAAKGLDRAAVDVTFTASRRENVLTVPVAALVALREGGFGVQVVEGGTARYVAVETGLFSGGRVEVEGEGLREGMTVGMPR encoded by the coding sequence ATGAGCATGATCGCCCTCGACGGCAAGGACGGGAGGAGGAGCGGGCCGGGCGACGGGCCGCCGCGCCGTGCCCGGCGGCGCGGCCGGGTGGCCGCCGGGCTGCTGGTCGTGCTGGCCGCCACGGGCGGAGCCTTCGTCGCGGTCAACGGCGCCGGCCTGCTCGCGGACGGGGCCGGCCCGGCCCGTACGGCCGCGATCCTGCCCCCGGCCACCACCACGGTCGCCAGGCAGACCCTGGACGACACGATGGACGCCGACGGCGAGCTCGGCTACGGCCCGGTCACCGGCGCCCTGGCGAGGAGGCCGGGCACCATCACCTGGCTGCCCGCGAGCGGCCGGCAGATCACCCGGGGCCGCTCGCTCTACCGCGTGGACGACGAGCCCGTGACCCTCATGTACGGCGACACGCCCGCCTACCGCGACCTGCGGATCGGCACGGAGGGCGGCGACGTCCGCGACCTGGAGCGCAACCTGCGCGCGCTCGGCTACGACGGCTTCACCGTGGACGACGAGTACACCTACGGCACGGCCGCGGCCGTCAGGGAGTGGCAGGCCGACCGCGGCCTGGAGGAGACGGGCGTGGTGGAGCTGGGGCGGGTCGTGTTCGCGCCGGGGAAGGTGCGGGTGGAGAGCCTGGAGTCCGAGGAGGGCGAGCCGGCCCGGCCGGGCCAGAGGGTGCTGACCTACACGGGGACGTCCAAGGTCGTCACCGCCGAGCTGGACGCCGAGGACCAGCGGATCGCGCGCAAGGGCGCGAAGGTCCAGGTGACGCTGCCGGACGGCACGACCGTGCCGGGCCGGGTCACCGAGGTCGCCACCGTCATCGAGCCCGGCGATGGCCAGGGGGCCGACCCCGGGACGCGGGTCGAGGCCCTGGTCTCCCTCGGGTCCGCGAAGGCCGCCAAGGCGGCGAAGGGCCTGGACCGGGCGGCGGTGGACGTGACCTTCACGGCCTCGCGGCGCGAGAACGTGCTCACCGTGCCGGTCGCGGCGTTGGTCGCGCTGCGGGAGGGCGGGTTCGGGGTGCAGGTCGTCGAGGGCGGCACGGCCCGGTACGTGGCCGTCGAGACCGGGCTCTTCTCCGGCGGCCGGGTCGAGGTCGAGGGCGAGGGGCTGCGCGAGGGCATGACGGTGGGGATGCCGCGATGA